One genomic region from Metallosphaera tengchongensis encodes:
- a CDS encoding xanthine dehydrogenase family protein molybdopterin-binding subunit gives MKYVGKALRRIEDPKLITGKGTFVDDIQLPGLHYVAFLRSEYPHAIIRVKRTDGIFTGHDVNPGKDFPIPSNEVTYAGQPIAAVVARDRYEAYDLLESVEVEYEQLPFETDPFQAMENKVKVYSKLESNIFVKKEFFSGEAKKILEESPVVISGELHNQRIISTPMETIGTVAWFDGQRLNVWSSTQSAHYLRRNLAKFLGIQNVRVIQPDVGGAFGSKIITHPEEYALSYLALKLGIPLKWIPTRREEMVSAGHGRDKWLRYKVGVKRDGTITSVVGTVVGNLGAPYQDANDDDSGNVISAARMLPGPYKISHGYVVAYGVNTNLTPTTSYRGAGRPEATYFIESILEEIATELNLDPLDVRLRNVVRPEEMPYTNPFGITYDTGNYVELLNLAKSYYEQLKNEAKSSNSCVGLAMYVEITAFGPWETARVYVKYDGKVTVISGTGPHGQGDPTAFAQLAAETLEIPIDWVDVRWGDTEIIEDGIGTWGSRTLSIGGSAVLMASQELKKRLTEAGAKALDADVEEVIYAEGKVTHKKTGKSVEFLDIVKSAYKNGISLDVTSVYTVKKPTTPYGVHMALADLDRETGMVKVRKYVALDDVGNVINPLLAEGQIHGGSLQGIGQALYEEAVIKDGLLENGNLGDYSLATAVESPKIVWKYFTIGLSPHPTGSKGIGEAGTVVGTPAVTNAIVECLKRKFDSMPLKPERLIGE, from the coding sequence ATGAAATACGTTGGCAAGGCTCTTCGGAGAATAGAGGATCCCAAGTTAATAACAGGAAAGGGAACTTTCGTAGATGACATTCAGTTACCTGGGTTACATTACGTGGCTTTCCTTAGATCCGAGTATCCGCACGCAATTATAAGGGTCAAACGCACAGACGGTATATTCACTGGTCATGATGTAAACCCTGGTAAAGACTTTCCTATTCCCTCCAACGAAGTGACCTATGCAGGACAACCCATTGCTGCCGTTGTAGCCAGAGATAGGTATGAGGCTTACGATCTCCTAGAGAGCGTAGAAGTGGAATACGAACAGTTACCATTCGAAACGGATCCCTTCCAAGCGATGGAAAACAAAGTAAAGGTTTACTCCAAGCTTGAGAGCAACATTTTCGTAAAGAAGGAGTTTTTTAGTGGAGAAGCTAAAAAAATCCTTGAAGAATCCCCTGTAGTTATATCAGGAGAACTTCATAATCAAAGGATAATTTCAACCCCAATGGAGACGATAGGAACGGTAGCGTGGTTTGATGGTCAAAGATTAAACGTGTGGTCCTCTACGCAGTCAGCACATTACTTGAGACGGAACTTGGCGAAATTTCTAGGTATACAAAACGTTCGTGTAATACAACCAGATGTAGGCGGAGCGTTTGGTAGCAAGATCATCACCCACCCAGAAGAGTACGCCTTGAGTTACCTTGCCTTAAAGCTCGGCATACCCCTGAAGTGGATACCTACCAGAAGGGAGGAGATGGTAAGTGCAGGTCACGGAAGGGATAAGTGGCTGAGATACAAGGTTGGGGTAAAAAGGGATGGCACCATAACTTCGGTGGTTGGTACCGTAGTGGGGAACCTAGGTGCACCTTACCAGGACGCCAACGATGATGATTCAGGTAATGTGATCAGCGCTGCTAGAATGCTTCCAGGACCGTACAAAATCTCCCACGGTTACGTTGTAGCTTACGGAGTAAATACCAATCTCACTCCTACGACCTCCTATAGAGGAGCAGGTAGACCTGAAGCAACATATTTCATCGAGAGTATATTGGAGGAAATCGCCACTGAACTTAATCTAGACCCACTAGATGTCAGACTGAGGAACGTTGTAAGACCAGAGGAAATGCCCTACACTAATCCGTTCGGGATAACCTATGACACTGGAAACTACGTGGAACTTCTAAATTTAGCAAAGTCCTACTATGAACAGTTAAAAAATGAAGCAAAGTCTAGCAACTCATGTGTAGGCTTAGCTATGTACGTAGAAATAACTGCCTTTGGACCTTGGGAGACCGCAAGGGTTTACGTTAAGTATGATGGTAAGGTTACCGTTATATCAGGGACCGGTCCTCATGGACAAGGGGATCCTACAGCTTTCGCCCAACTTGCAGCTGAGACGCTAGAGATCCCTATTGACTGGGTAGACGTTAGGTGGGGAGATACTGAAATAATAGAGGATGGTATTGGGACGTGGGGCAGTAGGACATTATCGATAGGGGGCTCAGCCGTCTTAATGGCGTCTCAGGAGCTCAAGAAAAGATTAACTGAGGCTGGCGCAAAGGCTCTAGATGCGGACGTAGAGGAGGTAATATATGCAGAAGGTAAGGTTACGCATAAGAAGACTGGGAAAAGCGTGGAGTTCCTGGATATTGTGAAGTCGGCTTACAAAAATGGTATTTCCTTAGATGTGACCTCAGTTTATACTGTGAAGAAACCAACCACCCCCTACGGGGTACATATGGCATTAGCGGATTTAGATAGAGAGACTGGAATGGTGAAGGTAAGGAAGTACGTAGCTTTGGATGACGTAGGTAATGTGATAAATCCGCTATTGGCTGAGGGGCAAATTCACGGTGGATCTTTGCAGGGAATTGGACAAGCTCTATATGAGGAGGCAGTTATAAAGGACGGACTTCTGGAGAACGGTAATCTAGGGGATTACAGTTTAGCCACTGCAGTAGAATCTCCAAAGATAGTTTGGAAGTACTTCACCATTGGTCTATCTCCTCATCCTACTGGCTCGAAGGGGATAGGAGAAGCTGGAACAGTAGTGGGAACTCCAGCTGTGACCAACGCAATAGTGGAATGCCTTAAACGCAAGTTCGATTCTATGCCTCTAAAACCGGAGAGGCTTATTGGTGAGTAA
- a CDS encoding glycosyltransferase: MIEKYGEIIGESELDSVYKIAEKLKGISVLHVNSTPKGGGVAEILSKMVPMMKELGINTDWKVIRGDSEFFNVTKSFHNSLQNGVGNLPPSAFDIYNKWQEINSSEISTDYDVVFIHDPQPAGLIRFKRKGKWIWRCHIDISNPYPPVWEFLKRYIELYDSMVISSPVFGRDDLKLQQFIIPPSIDPFSIKNRDISRFTVERILRKFDVDPDRPLVTQISRFDRAKDPLGVIKAFKGLKRHIDAQLVYLGSPASDDPEGNIVYQETLKAAESVKDVHLLLLPPDSDLEVNAFQRGSDVVMQKSIKEGFGLTVSEAMWKRRSVIGGNTGGIPLQIIHGYTGFLVNTPEEATHYLIYLMRNEEVREKIGESAREHVKNNFLMIRELRDYLMTFALALQGK; encoded by the coding sequence ATGATAGAAAAGTATGGAGAAATAATAGGTGAAAGCGAACTCGATAGCGTCTATAAGATAGCAGAAAAATTGAAAGGCATATCCGTACTCCACGTTAATTCTACACCCAAAGGGGGAGGTGTAGCTGAAATTCTTAGCAAGATGGTGCCCATGATGAAGGAGCTGGGCATAAACACTGACTGGAAGGTTATAAGGGGTGACAGTGAGTTTTTCAACGTTACTAAGTCGTTCCATAACTCTTTACAGAACGGGGTAGGGAATTTGCCTCCCTCAGCCTTCGATATATATAATAAGTGGCAAGAAATTAATTCGTCTGAAATTTCAACGGATTATGACGTGGTGTTTATCCATGATCCACAGCCTGCAGGCCTAATTAGGTTTAAGAGAAAGGGTAAGTGGATATGGCGTTGCCACATTGATATATCTAACCCATACCCTCCAGTCTGGGAGTTCCTCAAGAGATACATAGAACTATACGACTCAATGGTTATTTCTTCCCCTGTGTTTGGTCGAGATGATTTGAAACTACAACAATTTATTATTCCACCGTCTATAGATCCCTTCAGTATAAAAAACAGGGATATATCAAGATTTACAGTAGAAAGAATATTGAGAAAGTTTGACGTAGACCCAGATAGGCCTTTAGTGACCCAGATAAGCAGATTTGATAGGGCTAAAGATCCATTGGGAGTCATAAAGGCATTTAAAGGCCTCAAACGTCATATTGACGCGCAGTTGGTTTATCTAGGAAGTCCAGCTTCAGATGATCCTGAAGGTAATATAGTGTATCAAGAAACTTTAAAAGCGGCTGAGAGTGTCAAGGATGTTCATCTACTTCTCTTACCACCTGACAGTGATCTAGAGGTTAACGCTTTTCAGAGAGGTTCAGACGTAGTCATGCAGAAGTCTATAAAGGAAGGTTTTGGGCTAACTGTGAGTGAAGCCATGTGGAAAAGGAGGTCTGTAATAGGGGGCAATACTGGTGGAATTCCGCTTCAGATAATCCATGGATACACAGGATTCCTAGTAAATACGCCAGAAGAGGCAACCCACTACTTAATATACCTAATGAGAAATGAGGAGGTAAGGGAAAAGATTGGAGAAAGTGCAAGGGAACATGTTAAAAATAACTTCCTAATGATAAGGGAACTAAGGGATTACCTAATGACTTTTGCACTTGCTCTTCAAGGAAAATGA
- a CDS encoding nucleotidyltransferase domain-containing protein, with amino-acid sequence MGRSYFLDKDGIIDKNGDIYFTISNVNGPGFVYAYRKYVFTGNGLWKGYERVLRNYGVHNLVKSQQKFMFDPCQNVDFPTIMTSDIRKHLLPEQAFRHLLTNERKSFLTDYLLGLLEPVTNSRLGVTGSLLLGIEHKNSDIDILVYGCKRAEDFLTEFRGGEPDKDWLRETSINYSLEEDLVKDLYDSRIRGIFKGIKYSVHFVDETPRRYCMDVCTQKGDIRLQGEIEGECQALFYPARAKFNSHEEYELISWEGIFSSSMYGRRKAEVRGIELACSGKRVIIIGDRNVQGYIKVLH; translated from the coding sequence ATGGGAAGAAGTTACTTCCTGGATAAAGACGGAATTATAGATAAAAATGGAGATATTTACTTCACTATTTCCAACGTTAATGGGCCTGGCTTTGTCTATGCGTACAGGAAATACGTATTTACTGGTAACGGGTTATGGAAAGGATACGAGAGAGTACTGAGAAATTACGGCGTCCATAATCTGGTTAAGTCCCAACAGAAATTCATGTTTGACCCGTGCCAGAACGTTGATTTCCCCACAATAATGACGTCTGACATAAGGAAGCACCTCCTACCTGAACAGGCATTCAGGCACTTACTAACGAATGAGAGAAAGTCGTTTCTAACGGATTACCTACTAGGGCTTCTGGAGCCTGTTACCAACTCTAGGCTTGGAGTCACAGGGTCCCTTCTTCTAGGTATAGAGCATAAGAATTCCGATATAGACATCTTGGTTTACGGCTGTAAGAGAGCTGAGGACTTCCTTACAGAATTTAGAGGCGGAGAACCTGATAAGGATTGGTTGAGGGAGACTTCTATAAATTATTCTCTTGAGGAAGATCTAGTTAAAGATCTTTACGACTCAAGAATTAGAGGGATATTTAAGGGAATAAAGTATTCCGTCCACTTTGTAGATGAGACGCCTCGTAGATACTGCATGGACGTTTGCACTCAAAAGGGGGATATCAGATTGCAAGGAGAAATCGAAGGAGAATGTCAAGCGCTATTTTACCCTGCCAGAGCTAAGTTCAATAGCCATGAGGAGTATGAGTTAATTTCGTGGGAAGGTATTTTTTCCTCCTCTATGTATGGGAGAAGGAAAGCCGAGGTTAGAGGGATTGAGCTCGCGTGCTCAGGCAAGAGGGTGATAATTATTGGAGACAGAAACGTCCAGGGTTACATCAAAGTTCTGCACTAA
- a CDS encoding ornithine cyclodeaminase family protein produces the protein MTLFLKENQVNELLSFKDAYDALREAFVLENNKKAVNTKRVRTSFSGSTLTYQAGAIEGFIGYKTYVRGNFVSLLFDQDGNLLLFCEADRMSLYRTGALSVLAADYMKGNYSSVGIIGLGKQGISQVEAFHNLRPGVTILGYTRTPERERRAKETLSREGIHIRTVTNLRDLSSQSEVIVTITTSTSPFLKLEFLGSQTHVNALGSNLPERKELFPEVIKASSVIAVEDKDQAKDEAGEFHLADKMGMMDWNKVVKLSEIISGNVRIGEGLTIFKSVGIGLEDVAVTRKLYSLAKAKRVGTDMEVVGKWYRE, from the coding sequence TTGACCTTATTTCTAAAGGAGAACCAAGTTAACGAACTATTAAGTTTCAAGGACGCTTATGACGCACTAAGGGAAGCTTTCGTTCTTGAAAATAATAAGAAAGCTGTAAACACAAAAAGGGTCAGAACGTCGTTCTCAGGTTCCACCTTGACGTATCAGGCAGGAGCAATTGAAGGGTTTATAGGATATAAGACTTACGTAAGGGGTAATTTCGTTTCGTTGCTCTTCGATCAAGACGGAAATCTCTTACTTTTCTGTGAGGCTGATAGGATGTCCCTATACAGGACCGGCGCACTCTCTGTCTTAGCTGCAGATTACATGAAAGGGAACTACTCATCAGTTGGAATTATTGGACTGGGAAAGCAGGGGATATCTCAAGTTGAAGCCTTCCACAATCTCAGGCCTGGTGTTACAATCCTGGGTTACACTAGAACTCCAGAGCGCGAAAGGAGAGCTAAAGAGACCCTATCAAGGGAAGGTATACATATAAGAACAGTTACTAATCTGAGGGACTTGTCCTCGCAGTCAGAAGTTATCGTAACTATCACTACCTCTACCTCTCCATTTCTTAAGCTGGAATTTTTGGGCTCACAAACTCATGTTAATGCGCTAGGATCGAACTTGCCAGAGAGGAAGGAGCTTTTCCCTGAAGTTATAAAGGCCTCAAGCGTTATTGCCGTTGAAGACAAGGATCAAGCTAAGGACGAAGCTGGAGAGTTCCATCTGGCTGATAAAATGGGCATGATGGACTGGAACAAGGTGGTTAAGCTTTCTGAAATTATATCTGGGAACGTTAGGATTGGTGAGGGATTAACTATTTTCAAATCTGTGGGTATAGGTCTTGAGGACGTAGCTGTTACGAGAAAGTTATACTCCTTAGCAAAAGCTAAGAGGGTAGGGACTGACATGGAGGTCGTAGGAAAGTGGTATCGAGAATAG
- a CDS encoding PLP-dependent aminotransferase family protein produces MVSRIGKEIELSPVEMGSRIGRTVEINMASGTPDPRTIPVNEIRDTFQEVLDEIGSKSLFYPGAGGQQDLIEEIEKYLPRLGISKMGRVVVTSGAQHALELISKYLLQDDIIAVENPTFVETFMALKLRSAVSLPIYLDKDGISIEELEKVTKIVKPKLVYTIPNCHNPAGVNMSEDRRKRLVELSEERDFFIVEDDPYRPIAGCLPKPIKEYDRSGKVIYVSSFSKILAPGLRIGFVFADEIIGEKLSLLEQLDFSTSTLNQYVIAKILRKGLIYSRMESLSLHYKEKMGVLVDSLMDAGFHNFNVPKCGFFLLVDLGVNADVVLNETAKRGLSFVPAKAFFLRGGDTMARLSITMPSEEQIKSGVKILKDVVSSMRN; encoded by the coding sequence GTGGTATCGAGAATAGGTAAAGAAATAGAGCTGTCCCCTGTAGAAATGGGTTCCAGGATAGGGAGAACAGTAGAGATCAACATGGCCAGTGGGACGCCTGACCCAAGGACAATACCGGTAAATGAAATCCGTGATACCTTTCAGGAAGTTCTGGACGAGATTGGATCTAAGTCCCTCTTTTACCCCGGAGCAGGTGGCCAACAAGACCTCATAGAAGAAATAGAAAAGTACCTTCCAAGGCTCGGCATATCTAAAATGGGTAGGGTAGTGGTTACCAGTGGGGCACAGCATGCCCTAGAGCTTATTTCGAAATATCTTCTACAGGATGACATCATTGCAGTGGAAAATCCCACATTCGTCGAGACTTTTATGGCACTCAAGCTCAGATCAGCAGTCTCCTTACCCATCTATCTTGATAAGGACGGTATCTCGATCGAGGAACTGGAAAAGGTTACTAAAATCGTAAAACCCAAGCTTGTTTACACTATCCCAAACTGTCATAATCCCGCAGGCGTCAATATGAGTGAGGATAGAAGAAAGAGATTAGTGGAACTGTCGGAGGAAAGAGATTTTTTCATAGTTGAGGATGATCCCTATAGACCCATTGCTGGCTGTTTGCCTAAACCTATAAAGGAATATGACAGATCCGGGAAGGTAATATACGTGAGCAGTTTTAGCAAAATCTTAGCTCCTGGACTCAGAATTGGATTTGTGTTTGCAGACGAAATCATCGGAGAGAAACTGAGTCTGCTGGAGCAGCTTGACTTCTCCACCTCAACCCTTAATCAGTACGTTATTGCAAAAATTTTAAGAAAAGGTCTTATATATTCAAGGATGGAGAGTCTGTCTCTGCATTACAAGGAGAAAATGGGGGTTCTTGTAGATTCTCTGATGGACGCTGGATTTCATAACTTTAATGTGCCAAAGTGCGGGTTCTTTCTCTTGGTCGACTTAGGTGTAAACGCCGACGTAGTTTTAAACGAAACGGCAAAGAGAGGGTTAAGTTTCGTACCCGCAAAGGCGTTTTTCCTGAGGGGAGGGGATACAATGGCAAGGCTTAGTATAACAATGCCCAGCGAAGAGCAAATAAAGTCAGGTGTAAAGATTTTAAAAGACGTAGTAAGTTCTATGCGAAACTAG
- a CDS encoding DUF1947 domain-containing protein: protein MSNLQKHPLSQKETREFLSKLKDIYGLNITAEKVEVGKEKRNVYYFIDGKLSFVEDGLIPTLCFLQEHEIKLPFVVVDEGAVKAVARGADLYAPGVLEVQGTLDTGKLLLVKAKQGQIIAVMRISEGAEEAMRNKKGKIASNVHYIGDDLWKMCRSR, encoded by the coding sequence GTGAGTAATTTGCAAAAACATCCACTTTCCCAAAAGGAGACAAGAGAATTTCTCTCTAAATTGAAAGACATATATGGACTAAACATTACTGCAGAAAAGGTAGAGGTAGGCAAAGAGAAAAGGAACGTATATTATTTCATAGACGGGAAACTAAGTTTCGTGGAAGATGGTCTTATCCCTACCCTCTGCTTTCTTCAAGAACACGAGATTAAGCTCCCGTTTGTTGTAGTGGACGAGGGGGCAGTGAAAGCTGTAGCTAGGGGTGCGGATCTTTACGCTCCCGGAGTTTTAGAAGTTCAAGGAACCCTGGATACAGGAAAGCTGTTGCTTGTAAAAGCAAAACAAGGCCAAATAATAGCTGTTATGCGGATCTCTGAAGGTGCCGAGGAAGCTATGAGAAACAAAAAAGGAAAAATTGCCTCAAACGTACACTACATTGGAGACGATTTATGGAAAATGTGCAGGAGCAGGTAA
- a CDS encoding M24 family metallopeptidase, producing MDYNRRIQKVKKMMEGKADYLIVGPSSNMLYLTGFVEEPMERPILLVLGDRDFMLAPRMYMEQLSDLPIELQTYNDGEDPYSYLNLRKGASLVVDDSLWSAFLIEIVNRFLPSNLLRGSVLMKKLRAIKDREEIEIMMEGLGIAEASFHDLINMIKEGETECEVGRKLEMIFAEHGVVPSFSTISTSGPNTSMPHLRCTDRRIRKGDIIIVDFGVKYRGYSTDTTRVLSLGSPSKEVMEIWSIVDEAVNLAEKVQFGLSGREIDNIPRKLIEEKGYGKYFIHRTGHGIGIDVHEDPYISSDNLEVVERGSTFTIEPGIYIPGRFGIRLEDMVIMNEKINRMNSLSRELYVI from the coding sequence GTGGACTACAATAGAAGGATTCAGAAAGTCAAAAAGATGATGGAAGGAAAGGCAGATTATCTAATAGTGGGTCCTTCGAGCAATATGCTGTACCTTACAGGTTTCGTTGAGGAGCCTATGGAGAGACCCATTTTACTAGTCCTAGGTGACAGGGACTTCATGTTGGCTCCGAGAATGTATATGGAGCAGCTGTCTGACCTACCTATAGAGTTGCAAACCTATAATGACGGAGAGGATCCTTATTCTTACCTTAACCTGAGAAAGGGTGCATCGCTCGTTGTGGATGATAGCCTATGGTCGGCTTTCCTGATAGAGATCGTAAATAGATTCTTGCCTTCAAATCTATTGCGTGGTTCAGTTTTAATGAAAAAACTCAGGGCAATTAAGGATCGAGAGGAGATAGAAATTATGATGGAGGGGTTAGGTATCGCAGAGGCGTCATTTCACGATCTCATTAACATGATCAAGGAGGGCGAAACAGAGTGTGAGGTGGGCAGGAAATTGGAAATGATCTTTGCAGAACACGGGGTAGTCCCCTCATTCTCGACAATCTCAACCTCCGGCCCGAACACTTCAATGCCCCACCTTAGGTGTACTGACCGGAGAATAAGAAAAGGGGATATTATTATTGTAGACTTTGGGGTTAAGTATAGGGGTTACTCCACCGATACTACAAGAGTGTTAAGCCTGGGAAGCCCGTCGAAGGAAGTAATGGAGATATGGTCTATAGTTGATGAAGCAGTGAATCTGGCCGAGAAGGTCCAATTTGGGTTGTCTGGAAGAGAGATCGATAATATACCAAGGAAACTCATAGAGGAGAAGGGCTATGGGAAATATTTCATACATAGGACAGGTCATGGAATAGGAATCGATGTTCATGAGGATCCATACATTTCCTCCGATAATTTAGAGGTAGTTGAAAGAGGTTCTACATTTACTATAGAGCCCGGAATATACATTCCAGGAAGATTTGGGATAAGACTTGAAGACATGGTAATTATGAACGAAAAAATAAACAGAATGAACTCCCTATCAAGGGAACTTTACGTAATCTAG
- a CDS encoding DUF5752 family protein — protein MTKEFLDAKARQPFEFYAAYYPPIYAGKKALTIEDLIDGLRKVDGFSVFYHVFHPVFSSHVIPYDLHNDFAFWIRDELHDPSLAYRVSDVEAVEPKTVEQVREDIINILEESDNKNKGKPFHFNTCRPVVFDTGIRAHSIGELIDILSNITMRSIVYHLVFRRVMGYAETNDFSAWLIREFQADKVAQSISMLDPQTYNSEEKLRSDILSTLEKVIFS, from the coding sequence ATGACCAAGGAATTTTTAGACGCTAAAGCTAGACAGCCCTTTGAGTTCTACGCAGCTTACTACCCACCCATATACGCAGGTAAGAAGGCACTCACAATAGAAGACCTAATTGACGGCTTAAGGAAAGTCGACGGGTTTTCCGTCTTTTATCATGTATTTCATCCAGTCTTTTCAAGCCATGTCATTCCATATGATCTCCATAACGACTTCGCTTTTTGGATAAGGGACGAACTTCATGACCCCTCCTTAGCCTATCGCGTCTCCGACGTGGAAGCAGTTGAGCCTAAAACTGTTGAGCAAGTTAGAGAAGATATTATAAATATTCTCGAGGAGTCGGACAACAAAAACAAAGGTAAGCCATTTCACTTCAACACATGCAGGCCCGTAGTCTTCGACACTGGCATTAGGGCACATTCCATAGGTGAACTAATTGATATCCTTTCAAATATAACAATGAGATCCATAGTCTATCACTTGGTTTTTAGGAGGGTAATGGGGTATGCTGAGACCAACGACTTCTCGGCATGGCTCATTCGTGAATTTCAGGCTGATAAAGTGGCACAAAGCATATCGATGCTGGATCCACAGACATACAATAGCGAAGAGAAGCTAAGGAGCGATATCCTTTCCACACTCGAGAAGGTGATCTTTTCATGA
- a CDS encoding winged helix-turn-helix transcriptional regulator, which translates to MELTPRLQDIINIIKNKGDINVQDIALYLKVSPKTAKGYIRELVRLGYVTVDEGGNIKLLIKGEDPVEKISKIIEIHESEISLLRKQLEEMREEIQKMKKRYRS; encoded by the coding sequence ATGGAACTGACACCGAGGCTTCAAGACATTATTAACATTATTAAAAACAAGGGAGACATCAACGTTCAGGACATTGCCCTATACTTAAAAGTGTCCCCTAAAACAGCCAAGGGTTATATAAGGGAGTTGGTCAGGCTTGGGTACGTGACGGTTGATGAAGGAGGGAACATCAAATTACTCATAAAGGGAGAGGATCCTGTGGAGAAAATATCTAAAATAATCGAAATCCACGAGAGCGAAATTTCATTGCTTAGGAAGCAATTGGAGGAGATGAGGGAGGAAATACAAAAAATGAAAAAAAGATACAGATCCTGA
- a CDS encoding zinc ribbon domain-containing protein: MKEKLVEAKIVDYGKLKQIYSDIMYYIEYSKALEKSGVKTKPSPPPYLKEMNVILSKPRLGPVKLIGDGPSFRLEKLNAVVESEEYGKPIYALVDFTNGIKVFLAYQFDDPIVGIDLGIRHIFTVVAVVRDGKVYKSKYIGSSGIFDTFTKYMSESQGLSYVAEIKSKVRVAMKELIAFLNEINPKMVALEDLRLYDARIGRGLKIIEDELERELMEKGIRFKRLDPRNTSKVCSHCGYKKGEVLGSIFVCPACGYKVDRDFNAAYNLALKCYYTC; this comes from the coding sequence ATGAAAGAAAAGCTAGTGGAGGCAAAGATTGTTGATTACGGAAAACTCAAGCAAATATATAGTGATATCATGTATTATATTGAATATTCGAAAGCTCTTGAAAAGTCTGGAGTAAAGACGAAGCCTTCTCCACCCCCATATCTAAAGGAGATGAACGTCATACTGAGCAAGCCTAGACTAGGGCCTGTGAAACTCATAGGAGACGGACCTTCGTTCAGACTGGAGAAACTGAACGCAGTTGTGGAGTCAGAAGAATACGGAAAGCCCATTTACGCATTGGTGGATTTCACCAACGGGATTAAAGTATTTTTAGCCTATCAATTTGACGACCCAATAGTAGGAATTGACCTGGGGATAAGGCACATATTCACTGTAGTGGCTGTAGTGAGAGACGGAAAGGTGTACAAGAGTAAGTATATCGGTAGTAGCGGAATATTCGACACGTTCACTAAGTACATGAGCGAGTCTCAGGGTCTCTCATACGTAGCTGAGATTAAATCGAAGGTTAGGGTAGCCATGAAAGAGCTAATTGCATTCCTAAATGAGATAAATCCGAAAATGGTAGCACTGGAAGATCTAAGACTTTACGATGCAAGAATTGGGAGAGGTCTGAAGATTATAGAGGACGAGCTTGAAAGGGAGCTCATGGAGAAAGGGATCAGGTTTAAGAGACTAGACCCTAGGAACACTTCAAAGGTGTGTTCCCACTGTGGTTACAAGAAGGGCGAAGTACTTGGCTCTATCTTTGTATGTCCCGCTTGTGGATACAAGGTGGACAGGGACTTTAACGCTGCGTATAATCTGGCGTTGAAGTGTTATTATACATGTTAA
- a CDS encoding triphosphoribosyl-dephospho-CoA synthase — METETSRVTSKFCTKIAERLSMASILESSIPKPGNASPLQDIETVTLRDIIVSALRLKDSYYNVCLRGYERRLPIMDRLSEVTDRSFSLLGTALLLFPIAYSSTFSTDVEQLIHNASLVSVMLTSEDWKWFREALTKLNLSYLGRTDRMDYRNASVSMGEILRWSAVYDEIAKEIVAGYPLSKEVYNIIRENPCGSFSSNVKWAFIYVLSKQPDGLISRKWGHSIAIKISQMASKIPPCPQETELQIFNDFLRSRKINPGSTADIIAAGIALHEIGELFDNDIRPPLPRGCDRTT; from the coding sequence TTGGAGACAGAAACGTCCAGGGTTACATCAAAGTTCTGCACTAAAATCGCAGAGAGACTCTCAATGGCTTCAATTTTAGAGTCATCGATACCTAAGCCAGGAAACGCCAGCCCTCTACAGGACATAGAAACTGTAACTTTGAGAGATATTATTGTTTCTGCGCTAAGATTGAAAGATTCTTACTACAACGTATGTTTGAGAGGCTATGAAAGGAGACTTCCAATAATGGATAGGCTAAGCGAGGTAACGGATAGGAGTTTCTCCTTGCTAGGCACTGCACTCCTCCTTTTTCCCATAGCCTATTCATCTACGTTCTCCACAGACGTGGAACAGCTAATCCATAACGCTTCACTGGTCAGCGTTATGCTCACTTCAGAGGACTGGAAATGGTTCAGGGAGGCTCTCACGAAGCTGAACTTGAGTTATCTTGGAAGAACAGATAGGATGGATTACAGAAACGCCAGTGTATCCATGGGGGAGATCTTAAGATGGTCTGCAGTATACGATGAGATAGCAAAGGAAATTGTAGCTGGATATCCCTTATCTAAGGAGGTTTACAATATCATAAGGGAGAATCCCTGCGGATCCTTTTCGTCCAACGTTAAGTGGGCTTTCATTTACGTTCTCTCTAAGCAACCCGATGGTCTGATTTCGAGGAAATGGGGACACTCAATAGCAATAAAAATATCTCAAATGGCTTCCAAGATCCCACCTTGCCCGCAGGAAACGGAACTCCAGATATTTAACGACTTCCTTAGATCGAGGAAAATAAATCCCGGTTCTACTGCTGATATAATAGCTGCAGGAATTGCATTGCACGAGATAGGTGAGTTATTTGATAATGATATCAGGCCTCCCTTGCCAAGAGGATGTGATAGAACGACTTAA